The genomic stretch gtcagttctcattccaacatggtttcatcaaagttcattttcattaagctgggcaattcttactgcaataccattgatgcggcatatagcaatcataatatatagtattatatacttaatattaacctactatattattatattaacatgcagttaagagataacatatggttaagagataacatacagtattataaagcaattaatattatacaatgcagttcattggctattttcacccaaaatcaaattcccttgaggtacacattggtcttccccatcctttcgcatcacccaccaagtgcaaccaggtccttgagcaaaagcaatcctacgaatgggtttgcctttgccagagggggaagtaacccagactgtcttccccagcatatttttcatgtgcactacaggaactttatctccttctacagtacgtaaaagttttgattgggcagggccagctcgattggcagatcccctggtgttgactaaccaggtggcttttgctaaatgcgtatcccaatgtttaaacgtcccaccacccattgctctcagggtagtctttaacaatccattgtatcgctcaattttcccggaggctggtgcatggtaagggatgtgatacacccactcaatgccgtgctctttggcccaggtgtctatgaggttgtttcggaaatgagtcccgttgtctgactcaattctttctggggtgccatgtcgccacaggacttgcttttcaaggcccaggatggtgttccgggcggtggcatggggcacgggatatgtttccaaccacccagtggttgcttccaccatggtgagcacatagcgcttgccttggcgggtctgtgggagcgtgatgtaatcaatctgccaggcctccccatatttatatttcagccatcgttcactatacccaaggggcttgaactgcttggcttgcttgattgcagcgcatgtttcacattcatgaataacctgtgcaatactgtccacagttaagtccacccctcgatcacgagcccatctatatgttgtatctcttccttgatggcctgaggtgtcatgggcccacagAGCTATAagtaattcacccttatgttgccagtccagatccacctgagccacttcaatcttagcagcctgatccacctgctggttgttttgatgttcttcaggggCCAGACTcctgggtacatgagcatctatgtgacatacttttacaaccaggttctctacccgggcagcaatatcttgccagAGTGCTGCggcccagattggtttgcctctgcgctgccagttgctctgcttccattgctgcaaccacccccacagggcatttgccaccatccatgaggcAGTATAGtgataaaggactggccacttttctcgttcagcaatatctaaagccagctggatggctttcacctctgcaaactgactcgactccccttctccttgagcagtttctgcgacttgtcgtataggactccatacagcagctttccacctccgatgctttcccacaggatgacaggacccatcagtgaacagggcatattgcttctcattttctggcaatttattatacagtgggtcctcctcagcatgtgtcacctcaTCCTCTGgcgatattccaaaatctttgccttctggccagtccatgatcacttccaagcTTCCTaggtgactggggtttcctattcaagcctGTTATGTGATCAGtgtgacccacttactccaggtggcatcagttgcatgatgtgtagaggggaccctccctttgaacatccagcccagcactggcaccccAGTACCAGCccagtaccaaccacttctgaagcagctcgaaccccttaatatgctgccaatatctctttctcagctgGAGTATAGCGGGCCTCGGATCCTCTGCATCCtcgactccaaaaccctaggggtcgacctcgagtctcccctggtgctttctgccagaggctccaggtagggccattctccccggctgcggtgtagagcacatttttaatatcctgccctgcccggactggcccaagggctactgcatgaactatctcccgtttaatttgttcaaaggcttgttgttgctcagggccccatttgaaatcattcttcttctgggtcGCTTGacagagagggcttacaatcagactgtaatttggaatatgcatcATCCAAAAACCCACAgcgcctaagaaagcttgtgtttccttttttctagttggtggggacatagctgttattttgttgatcacatccattgggatctgacgatgtccatcttgccattttattcctaagaactggatctcctgtgcaggtcccttgaccttactttgttttatggcaaaaccagccttcaggaggatttggactattttctttcccttctcaaaaacttcttctgctgtattgccccacacaatgatgtcatcaatatactgcagatgttctggagcttcaccctgttccagtgccgtctggatcagtccatggcaaatggtggggctgtgtttccacccctggggcagtcggttccaggtgtactgaacacccctccaagtgaaagcaaactgtggcctgcagtctgctgccaaagggattgagaaaaatggaTTAGcgatatcaattgtggcataccacttggctgcctttgactccagttcgtattgaagatctagcatgtctggcacggcagcactcagtggcagggtaacttcgttcaggccacgatagtccactgttagtctccactccccattagacttttgcactggccatatgggactgttaaagggtgagcgagtcttgctgatcactccttggctctccaggcaacgaatcaggttatggatgggaatcagggagtctcggttggtgcgatattgccgtCGGTGCACCGTTGTGGTAGggatcggcacctgttgttcttcgaccctcagcaaccccacaatagaagggtcctccgagagatcgggcaaggtggacagtgtcacgaatgcaggtttgtggaTCCTGCCGATTATGTCAATTTAtcgtgaatgagtgacttgacacagtttgatttagtagcagtttagaatttacttgtagcaaatcgcaggatttgattgtaatattttaatagcactcagtcatcagtgattaacaatgtgattagacaaaattgatcaaaacagtgacttagttacagatttgaagatggcaaggttcactctattactacatggaagtgcataaaagaaaatgaagttacactgagttggaatgattcacagagggatcgtgggtgcaggggataagggagATCCccccgttgagtcacgaggttcagaatagacccccttgctttctaaactccttttcagagaggagtctaggtgtggctagatccaatcttagtctcagacttggtcaacagtttataggaataaggataatgcagcagtataagactcactttgaaattaaatcgtacatctacagactacttaaacggattcacacatgcatacacacaaacatgaatacatatatacatatataaaaagaattggtatacctgttaaaaattcccctcgagttcagtgaaatactcacgtcgaatgtcttggcatttctcaacgggcgagggttgagactcaaggagtgaagggtttcagcccaggctccactgtcagtcagCAATGGACCTccgattttagcaaactttaagagtttgctagctctgagaggagtcctgctcagagggagatgctggtgcagcccgctgcagtccaggaaagctcaaagggcctcacttagaactgctgttttataggttcgtgagatgattggctttagtcattgTGAATCTCCATCCGAGCCACGATCTGGGTcggtaattactgctctgtttcaaagctgtcaggggtaactgattgttctcactcccctgttctcactccccgcttcaaccatgtaagactttctgataaggacaaggcCACTCCCCGCTTcgaccatgtaggagtttctggtacaattaaggggcacctaaCCAACCAGCTCACTACACAAGGCCAcggtctggcaggaatccctAAGGTTGCAAagcagttgaagagagaaaaaaaaaaaaaaaaagggcggggggggggatgcaccaccacagtccACCCAGTGACTAAAGTCAATCCATCTCACCCACAGAGTGACGGTGTGGTCGCCTCTCGCCTCTGTGCCTGTAAACAGATTAATGCCATATTCCAATTGCAATTTTGAGGGAAATTTTTGGCCGTTTTACTCAGTTATCAAGTTTTAGTTACATGTGGTTAAACAGTTTTATATATGTGAGGAGGTTTTGGTTACAATGTCAGCTGTCTAGCTATTCTCCACACTCTAACATAGAATTGTATTCAACAGCAAACATAATATGGTAAAAATGAGTAAGATTACAATAGGATGCAATAGTCGATTCAGAATTCCTGTTGCAGTTGGTGACCATCCGAATAATGTATCCCACCAGTGATGTTCCCCAtcttttttcacttgttctAGAATATGATGTATATTTTCTGTGTCATGGTGGACAGTAATCAGAGTTTTTGTCCATTGTTCTGAATTCTTTTCAGCAGTTGATTCAGGTCACTATGTTGCAAAAGTTTTGTCACCAATGTGAGATTCATTCCAATGGGGGTAGGTGATAGATCTTGATATGGCATATAGTTCGATTGTAACAATTGGTGGGTTGTGACAGGAGCTGAATAGTTAAAGTCACATCCTATGATTCTGATAAAGTTACAGATACAGGTATTTGAGTGATTGTATGTATCTATAGTGGTGTTATCTACAGATACAGAGTTAAAAAGGGTTCTCATACAAATGCATCCATGTCCAACATATATGAGTACAGTTTCAGGGGTTTCATCgggatgtatttcaaaatgacaaacactTTGTTCACTGTCAAGACAAATGTCTTGGGCCTTAATGGTgttattttcacaaataaatccCTGTTGTTCATGTACAACACATGCATCAACATCAATAGTTTGccatttattcccattttgtCGGGCCCATACTCTCTGTTTTAATGGATAGAGTACAGTTCCGttatggtttaaccccagcgcAATGATTGGGTATATGGTGTATACTGAAGCATTGCGTATTGTTAAtacaaaagctgtggctttaCTGTCGGTAGGATTATAGGTAAAATTGATTAGATGCCACCAGGATTGGAAGTCTCTTTCAAATTGAGTTGCATTATCCCAGATTACCTTTCGAATTTCAGTGGGCAAGGTGCCTTCATCGCCTTCTCTTATAATTGTTGTTACAGTAGATTGTATCCACCATTGGGCTTGAATACAActaagagcaagagagagactAGTTTGAGCTGTGCCTAGTGCATCCATGATTAGTTGGTGGTCTTTTTCATTGATTCTTTCCCACTTAGGTAGTATGTCAGCTACAAGCCATTGACTAGTTCCCAATGCTGACAGAGAAGACTGTAAGGGGTGTTCTAATTTGTTCAAATCACTTGTTGTTGTGCTTAATTTATTCATGAGTATTTCAGCATCTATACTATTCAAGACTCCCAAACCTGTCCCTATGACACCGGTTACATCTCTCTTTGCTCGCTTTGGGGAGGTGAGAGTTTGTCCATGTAACCATGCTAACCATCCTGTATAGGATGTATTTAGGAATGGTGAGCAAGTAGGTTTAATTGTAGAGATGTTAACCTGCATTGACAGTTCCACTCGTTTGAGGGACCATGATGGGTTAAATAGTATTTGCTgttgtccagtatttttgatcACATATGGCCCGATTTCAGAAATTTGTGAGGATAGGTTTTTCTTATCCATTACAGTCGGGGCAGATGTTATTGTACTAGGCTCAGTaatgtctattttaaatttaaaggataGTCCCATGCTATGGCGAGCCCAAAGGCAGACCACGAGAACAGGTTGTACTAAGGTAAAATTGTACCAACAGTCCAGTCTTTCAGAGGCACAAAGTTTCCTATCTTTTTCTATTGGGTCTGATGTGATATTGTGCACAGAAATCTGAGATGCCTTCTCATGAGCAGACCCATTGATCATCCGgcatcctattttaatttctttccctgtcgTTCCTCGAAGTTGAGGAACTTTACCATCAGCTTCATCTTCATCCCAGCTCCATTCATTTTCCAAGTATACCTCAGTTCCGTGCATGACCACGATAGAAAGGTTTAAATTTCCCATACTAGGGTGTATGCCCATACTCCCGGTATACTTAACACGAGCTTGAGACCATGGCCATTCTATGGTTCTTTGACCACAGGCTAAGAGGAGTGACGTTGCTAGGGTTTGGAATAGTAACATGAACACAGCGTTTCCGTTCGCCATCCTGCAaggtgctgcaaaagagagagagaaaagagaaaagaaaaattgttttggcGGGGAGAGTCCGAACAGGTTACCCCTTttatgatacaggataaatccacctagtagtaattctgtgttttgtaccactgttatcaatagcttcCCAAGCAAGTGTGCCACGAGGTTTAGTCAGAGTCATAGGCACATTTCCAGTTTGTGGTAAATTAACCATAACCGTTTGTCCTGGTTGAAATGTTATCGGGTATATTCCTTCATCGGCAGAGGGAGTATTAGGCTTGGCCTCGGTAAAAAATGCTCGACTCATGGGGCTTCCAGTGGGTCCATATCGATTATTTAATCGgtgaagtattttagaaagtcGAGTATCCCACCGTGCCTTGTGTGGTTCAAGGCTTCTTTTTAATAAGCCATTAGCTCTTTCCACTATGCTATTTGATTGGGGGTAATATGGTGTGTGAAATATCGATtgaatttcttcctgttttgccCATTCTTGTACCTCCTTGCATGAAAAGTGTGAgccattgtcgtggtttagccccagccagcaactaagcaccacgcagccgctcgctcactccccctaccccgatgggatgggggagagaattggaggagtaagagtgagaaacactcctgggctgagataagaacagtttaataattgaaataaagtaaaatagtaatgctaatagtaacagtataataatgataataataataatgatacacgaagcaagtgatgcacaatgcaattgctcaccacccgccgaccgatacccagacagttcccgagcagcgatcgctgctccccggccaaccccccccagtttatatactgagcatgacgtcatatggtatggaatagccctttggtcagtttggatcaactattctggctgtgccccctcccagtttcttgtgcgcctggcagagcatgggaagctgaaaaagtccttgactagcataagcagtactcagcaacaactacaaacatcagcctgttatcaacattcttctcctactaaatccaaaacacagcactatgcctgctgttaggaagaaaattaactctatcccagccgaaaccaggacagtatccaccccttattctataccatctacgtcatgcacaggccctcccctttccaatgtgttccaattaatcaccacccctttccctatcttgatatacacacagatatcattcccttcgtctatggcccatccctctaaaatgtccattgagttcatttagcccatgactttgggttccatctgtcatcacagtctttcagagcaggacaggtggtgtgcagtgttggactgttgcatgctgaagtcagttctcattccaacatggtttcatcaaagttcattttccttaggctgggcaattcttactgcaataccattgatgcggcatatagcaatcataatatatagtattatatacttaatattaacctactatattattatattaacatgcagttaagagataacatatagttaagagataacatacagtattataaagcaattaatattatacaattcagttcattggctattttcacccaaaatcaaattcccttgaggtacacattgggcttccccatcctttcgcatcacccaccaagtgcacccaggtccttgagcaaaagcaatcccacgaatgggtttgcctttgccagagggggaagtaacccagactgtcttccccagcatatttttcatgtgcactacaggaactttatctccttctacagtacgtaaaagttttgattgggcagggccagctcgattggcagatcccctggtgttgactaaccaggtggcttttgctaaatgcgtatcccaatgtttaaacgtcccaccacccattgctctcagggtagtctttaacaatccattgtatcgctcaattttcccggaggctggtgcatggtaagggatgtgatatacccactcaatgccgtgctctttggcccaggtgtctatgaggttgtttcggaaatgagtcccgttgtctgactcaattctttctggggtgccatgtcgccacaggacttgcttttcaaggcccaggatggtgttccgggcggtggcatggggcacgggatatgtttccagccatccagtggttgcttccaccatggtgagcacatagcgcttgccctggcgggtctgtgggagcgtgatgtaatcaatctgccaggcctccccatatttatattttagccatcgttcactatacccaaggggcttgaactgcttggcttgcttgattgcagcgcatgtttcacactcatgaataacctgtgcaatactgtccatagttaagtccacccctcgatcacgagcccatttatacgttgcatcccttccttgatggcctgaggcatcatgggcccaccgagctataaataattcacccttatgttgccagtccaaatccacctgagccacttcaatcttagcagcctgatctacttgctggttgttttgatgttcttcagtggcccgactcttaggtacatgagcatctacatgacgaacttttacaaccaggttctctacccgggcagcaatatcttgccacaatgcggcagcccagattggtttgcctctgcgctgccagttgctctgcttccattgctgcagccacccccacagggcatttgccaccatccatgagtcagtatagagataaaggactggccacttttctctttcagcaatatctaaagccagctggatggctttcacctctgcaaactgactcgactccccttctccttcagcagtttctgcgacttgtcgtataggactccatacagcagctttccacctccgatgctttcccacgagacgacaggacccatcagtgaacagggcatattgcttttcattttctggcaatttattatacagtgggtcctcttcagcacgtgtcacctcctcctctggtgatattctaaggttttttccttctggccagtccatgatcacttccaggattcctgggcgactggggtttcctattcgagcccgttgtgtgatcaatgcaacccacttactccatgtagcatcagttgcatgatgtgtagaggggaccctccctttgaacatccagcccaacaccggcagtcggggtgccagcaggagctgtgcttcagtaccaaccacttctgaagcagctcgaaccccttcatatgctgccagtatctctttctcagttggagtgtagcgggcttcggatcctctgtatccccgactccaaaaccctaggggtcgacctcgagtctcccccggtgctttctgccagaggctccaggtagggccattctccccggctgcggtgtagagcacatttttaatatcctgccctgcccggactggcccaagggctactgcatgaactatctcacgtttaatttgttcaaaggcttgttgttgctcagggccccatttgaattcgttcttcttccgggtcacttgatagagagggcttacgatctggctgtaatttggaatatgcattctccaaaaccccacaacgcctaagaaagcttgtgtttcctttttgctagttggtggggacatagctgttattttgttgatcacatccattgggatctgacgacgtccatcttgccattttattcctaaaaactggatctcctgtgcaggccccttgaccttactctgttttatggcaaaaccagccttcagaaggatttggactattttctttcccttctcaaaaacttcttctgctgtattgccccacacaatgatgtcatcaatgtactgcagatgttctggagcttcaccctgttccagtgctgtctggatcagtccatggcaaatggtggggctgtgcttccacccctggggcagtcggttccaggtgtactgaacacccctccaggtaaaagcaaactggggtctgcactctgctgccaaagggatggagaaaaatgcattagcaatatcaattgtggcataccacttagctgcctttgactccagttcatattgaagttctagcatgtctggcacggcagcactcagcggcggtgtaacttcgttcaggccacgatagtccactgttagtctccactccccattagactttcgcactggccatatgggactgttaaagggtgagcgagtcttgctgatcactccctggctctccattcgacgaatcaggttatggatgggaatcagggagtctcggttggtgcgatattgccgcctgtgcacagttgtggtagcaatcggcacctgttgttcctcaaccttcagcaaccctacaattga from Pelecanus crispus isolate bPelCri1 chromosome W, bPelCri1.pri, whole genome shotgun sequence encodes the following:
- the LOC142596441 gene encoding LOW QUALITY PROTEIN: uncharacterized protein LOC142596441 (The sequence of the model RefSeq protein was modified relative to this genomic sequence to represent the inferred CDS: inserted 1 base in 1 codon), whose product is MGIHPSMGNLNLSIVVMHGTEVYLENEWSWDEDEADGKVPQLRGTTGKEIKIGCRMINGSAHEKASQISVHNITSDPIEKDRKLCASERLDCWYNFTLVQPVLVVCLWARHSMGLSFKFKIDITEPSTITSAPTVMDKKNLSSQISEIGPYVIKNTGQQQILFNPSWSLKRVELSMQVNISTIKPTCSPFLNTSYTGWLAWLHGQTLTSPKRAKRDVTGVIGTGLGVLNSIDAEILMNKLSTTTSDLNKLEHPLQSSLSALGTSQWLVADILPKWERINEKDHQLIMDALGTAQTSLSLALSCIQAQWWIQSTVTTIIREGDEGTLPTEIRKVIWDNATQFERDFQSWWHLINFTYNPTDSKATAFVLTIRNASVYTIYPIIALGLNHNGTVLYPLKQRVWARQNGNKWQTIDVDACVVHEQQGFICENNTIKAQDICLDSEQSVCHFEIHPDETPETVLIYVGHGCICMRTLFNSVSVDNTTIDTYNHSNTCICNFIRIIGCDFNYSAPVTTHQLLQSNYMPYQDLSPTPIGMNLTLVTKLLQHSDLNQLLKRIQNNGQKXLITVHHDTENIHHILEQVKKDGEHHWWDTLFGWSPTATGILNRLLHPIVILLIFTILCLLLNTILC